The sequence GCGCCTGAACGCGCTGGACGCCCAGTTGCGCGCCTGGGGCCATCGCCAACTGCTATTCATCGGCAGTGACTGCCCTGCCCTGCGTCCCGATGACTACCTGCATGTCGCGCGACGGCTGCAGTGCGCCGATACGGTGTTGCTCGGTGCGCGTGATGGCGGTGTCGTGCTGATGGCGTCCAATCGCTCCTGGCCCGATCTGACCCACTTGCCCTGGAGCACTCATCGACTCGCGAGCGCGCTCACGCACCTGTGCCGACAGGCAGGACATGAGGTCGCCATCGTCGGCGAGTCCTTCGACGTCGATCACGCCCAGGATCTTGTGCCGCTGGCCGCAGCGCTGCGCGACGACGAACGCCCGGCGCGACGAAGGTTGCGCGCTGTACTGGGCGCACCCGGAATCCGTCGCGATGAGTGAGCCGAGCGCCCTCAGCGTGATCATTCCGTGCTGGCACGATGAACAGCCCCTGGCACAGCTGCTGGGCACTCTTATCCCGCTGTTTCAAGGCGCTGGGGTCGAGGGCCAGATTCTTGTCGTGGATGCCGCGGCGAGCGAGCGATGTCAGCTGTTGTGCGAGCGACACGCCGTCACCTGGCTGCCAGCCACGCCCTGCCGGGGCGAGCAGCTGCGCCTCGGCGCCCGTCACGCGAAGCATTCCGTGCTGTGGTTCCTGCATGCGGACGCGCATCTGCATGACAACCCGCTATCCGCGATGCAGGCAGCCATCGCCGAGGGCGCGGTGGGTGGT is a genomic window of Stutzerimonas stutzeri containing:
- a CDS encoding TIGR04282 family arsenosugar biosynthesis glycosyltransferase; amino-acid sequence: MLAERFRSTDEGATPCLVLLCKKPAHGHAKQRLAVTLGQDAALSIAQAMLACALEDLHQWPGARVIAPDHVQHLGWAQSIAGAAHCMAQPDGNLGERLNALDAQLRAWGHRQLLFIGSDCPALRPDDYLHVARRLQCADTVLLGARDGGVVLMASNRSWPDLTHLPWSTHRLASALTHLCRQAGHEVAIVGESFDVDHAQDLVPLAAALRDDERPARRRLRAVLGAPGIRRDE